A single window of Nocardioides kongjuensis DNA harbors:
- a CDS encoding extracellular solute-binding protein — translation MVNARLSRRAALRGGAGVLLGGASLGVLPLFGTPDRKQDPASCRTRDLSSSDKRLVVSNWPGYIDEDDGDYTSTLTEFEKKTGIKVSYTADVNDNLEFFAKVVNQLGSCQSSKRDMFVLTDWMAARMIQVGWIQPLDKAKVPNVHANLIDSLQHVGWDPDRTYSAPWQSGLTGIAYNKSKVKEVRSFEELLTRSDLRGRISLLTEMRDTMGLIMLTEGADPANFDQDDWDNAIDRLRKARNDGQVRAFTGNDYIQDLSAGNILACEAWSGDVAAAEDENLVFVSPEEGQMIWSDNMLVPNLASHQGNAEEWINYYYEPEVAAKLAAYVWYICPVKGAQEAMEKVDPSLVDNQLIFPSAESLKTMHSFMALEEFQIRAYEGDFADVIGG, via the coding sequence GTGGTCAATGCCCGTCTGAGTCGCAGGGCGGCACTTCGAGGGGGTGCCGGAGTCCTGCTCGGCGGCGCCAGTCTCGGCGTGCTGCCGCTGTTCGGCACTCCTGACCGCAAGCAGGATCCCGCCTCCTGCCGGACCCGCGACCTGTCGTCGTCCGACAAGCGGCTGGTCGTGTCCAACTGGCCGGGCTACATCGACGAGGACGACGGCGACTACACCTCGACGCTCACCGAGTTCGAGAAGAAGACCGGCATCAAGGTCAGCTACACCGCCGACGTCAACGACAACCTCGAGTTCTTCGCCAAGGTCGTCAACCAGCTCGGCTCGTGCCAGTCCTCGAAGCGCGACATGTTCGTGCTCACCGACTGGATGGCGGCCCGGATGATCCAGGTCGGGTGGATCCAGCCGCTCGACAAGGCGAAGGTCCCCAACGTCCACGCGAACCTGATCGACTCGCTGCAGCACGTCGGCTGGGACCCGGACCGCACGTACTCCGCGCCCTGGCAGAGCGGCCTGACCGGCATCGCCTACAACAAGTCGAAGGTCAAGGAGGTGCGCTCCTTCGAGGAGCTGCTCACCCGCTCCGACCTGCGCGGCCGGATCTCGCTGCTCACCGAGATGCGCGACACGATGGGCCTGATCATGCTGACCGAGGGCGCCGACCCGGCGAACTTCGACCAGGACGACTGGGACAACGCCATCGACCGGTTGCGCAAGGCCCGCAACGACGGCCAGGTCCGGGCCTTCACCGGCAACGACTACATCCAGGACCTCTCCGCAGGGAACATCCTGGCCTGCGAGGCCTGGTCCGGCGACGTGGCGGCCGCCGAGGACGAGAACCTCGTCTTCGTCTCGCCCGAGGAGGGCCAGATGATCTGGTCCGACAACATGCTGGTCCCCAACCTCGCGAGCCACCAGGGCAACGCCGAGGAGTGGATCAACTACTACTACGAGCCCGAAGTGGCCGCGAAGCTCGCGGCGTACGTCTGGTACATCTGCCCCGTCAAGGGCGCCCAGGAGGCGATGGAGAAGGTCGACCCGAGCCTCGTTGACAACCAGCTGATCTTCCCGTCCGCCGAGTCGCTGAAGACGATGCACTCGTTCATGGCCCTCGAGGAGTTCCAGATCCGCGCCTACGAAGGAGATTTCGCCGATGTCATTGGCGGCTGA
- a CDS encoding AsnC family transcriptional regulator, protein MSKPKSPPLDDVSKAIIAELQEDGRRSYAAIGKAVGLSEAAVRQRVQRLVDSGVMQVVAVTDPTEIGFARQAMIGIRATGELEPIADALAEFTEVDYVVITAGSFDLLAEVVAESDEHLLEIISRRIRTIPGVLSTETLLYLKLRKQTYSWGVR, encoded by the coding sequence GTGTCCAAGCCGAAGTCACCGCCCCTCGACGACGTCTCGAAGGCCATCATCGCCGAGCTCCAGGAGGACGGCCGACGCTCGTACGCCGCCATCGGCAAGGCGGTCGGCCTCTCCGAGGCGGCCGTGCGCCAGCGGGTCCAGCGGCTCGTCGACAGCGGCGTGATGCAGGTCGTGGCGGTCACCGACCCCACGGAGATCGGCTTCGCCCGCCAGGCGATGATCGGGATCCGCGCGACCGGCGAGCTGGAGCCGATCGCGGACGCGCTCGCCGAGTTCACCGAGGTCGACTACGTCGTGATCACCGCCGGCTCGTTCGACCTCCTCGCCGAGGTCGTCGCGGAGAGCGACGAGCACCTGCTCGAGATCATCTCGCGCCGGATCCGGACCATCCCCGGCGTGCTGAGCACCGAGACCCTGCTCTACCTCAAGCTGCGCAAGCAGACCTACTCGTGGGGCGTGCGCTGA